From Musa acuminata AAA Group cultivar baxijiao chromosome BXJ3-8, Cavendish_Baxijiao_AAA, whole genome shotgun sequence, one genomic window encodes:
- the LOC135644279 gene encoding uncharacterized protein LOC135644279: MKNYGLRLRFPLVQKTSKPAPPRPSLPAFAFGGGDDEDDIEREISRQASKNKSLRKIEEQHKKAMEEDPSVFDYDGVYDEMKGKIARPKVQNRTERKSKYIETLMEKAKQREREHGIVYERKLLKERSKDDHLFADKEKFVTGAYKKKLAEQAKWLDEERLRQIREERDDVTKKSDLSDFYFGLGENVAFGAQSEDATKRKEQKPPGGTSAVPEHGPTEKNAQTDYTRDIEKVDTQAKTSSHTQNNSEQAAELTTSYVTVKGYDDGDKLAAVDQSTERYTRGDDALASARERFLTRKRARQQLESSCFVSI, translated from the exons ATGAAGAATTACGGACTCCGGCTTCGATTTCCGCTGGtgcagaagacctcgaagccagctcctcctcgcccttcccttcctgccttcgctttcggcggcggcgacgacgaggatgacatcgagagggaaatctcacggcaggcgtccaagaacaagtctctccgGAAG atcgaggagcagcacaaaaaggcaatggaagaggatccctcggtcttcgactacgacggggtttacgacgagatgaaagggaagattgcgcgccccaaggttcagaatcgaacggagagaaag TCAAAGTATATAGAAACACTTATGGAGAAAGCAAAACAACGTGAGCGGGAACATGGAATTGTATATGAGAGGAAGCTGCTGAAAGAGAGGAGCAAGGATGATCACCTTTTTGCAGATAAGGAAAAGTTTGTAACCGGTGCCTACAAGAAAAAGCTAGCAGAACAAGCTAAATGGTTGGACGAAGAGAGGCTGCGCCAAATTCGTGAAGAAAGAGATGAT GTAACCAAGAAGAGTGACTTGAGCGATTTTTACTTTGGGCTCGGTGAGAATGTAGCTTTTGGTGCTCAATCAGAAGATGCCACAAAACGGAAGGAACAAAAGCCACCCGGAGGCACTTCAGCGGTACCTGAACATGGCCCTACTGAGAAGAATGCACAGACAGATTATACTCGGGATATAGAGAAAGTTGATACTCAAGCCAAGACTTCTAGTCATACACAGAACAACTCTGAGCAAGCTGCAGAGTTAACAACATCATATGTAACTGTAAAAGGTTACGATGATGGTGATAAATTGGCAGCTGTGGATCAATCAACTGAACGTTACACGAGAGGTGATGACGCATTGGCTTCAGCAAGAGAGCGTTTTCTAACTCGAAAGAGAGCAAGACAGCAGTTGGAAAGCAGTTGTTTCGTCTCTATTTAG